The following nucleotide sequence is from Anaerococcus sp. Marseille-Q7828.
CAACTCTGAAATCAGAAAAACCACAGACTAAATTATGGCAAGGCTCTGATGAATTAAATACTATTAGAGATTTGGTTGATAAAGAAAAGGGTCTATACAAATACACAATTACCATCCCAGATGAAGGTTATGAAAATAACATAATTAATGTTCAACTAATAGATAAGGCATATAACCTTGTTACTGGAGCAGTAATCAGAGATGAAATTCAAGCCGATCCAAGGCCTACTGATGATACAAGTATTTATTCTTTTAATGAAAATACCAGAATACTAAGACTAAACGTAAAGCCAGGTGCCAATGTATTTTTGGTTCCAATCAAAGGTGGAGCTGATAATCCTACCCTAGATTGGTTTAACTTAGAGTCATTTGAAGATGATGATAAGGATGGCATAATAGACGGTAAACTTGCTAAGAAATATAAAGCTAATGAAGTATTTGCTCTAGTAAGTGGAGGTAGTCAAATCAAATACGTTCTTCCAGTAGGAGAAGACAAATCAAAACCTCTACCGCCAATTATTAATCCTATTATTAGTGGAGATACTACTAAAGAGATAACAGGTTTTGCTTATGAAGCAAATATGACTATCAAAGCTTATCAAAATGGAAAAGTAATCGGCGAAAGTAAATCTGATGATGATGGATTATTCAAAATTGATTTAGAAAATGATGTGAAAATGTCAGATGAAATTAGCATAACTGCTACACGTGATGGTCTAAATCTAACATCAGATCCAGCTAAGGTCCTTGCTGGTAAGATGAAAGCACCATTGGTTGACGGCAATGAGCTATTAGCTGAACAAACAGAAATAAAAGGTGATGCATTTTTACCATTTACTGATGTTGTATTTGAAAAAGATGGCAAAAATAGCCAAAGAGAAGAAATTGCAAAAGTTATATCTCAAGCCAATGGAAGATTTGCCCTATATGATATAAACTTTAGTGAACACGGTCTAAAAATTGGCGATAAGGTATATATCTATGCAGTAAAAGATGGACAAAAATCTGAAGAAACAGTTCTAACAATCAAAGAAGCTGACGGAATTGACCAACCTTCTGACAAATTAACCATGTTTATCAATTCACCAGGCCTTGTAAATGGATACAATTCAGCTGTACCATTTAACATAACAATGTTTGGTTGGGATAATCTAGATAAGGTCACATTTAATGGTGTAGAATTGCCATTTAAAGTAAATGAATATCAAAAAGTAATTCATCCAAAGACAAAAGAACAAGTTCACTACGGAAAAACATTCACAGTGGAAATATCCCTAGACCTAGAAGAAGGATATTATGATATACCAGTCATAGCTTACGATAACAAAAATGACCGCAAGTTTGGACTAACTAGAAGATTCTGGGTTGATAAAACAAAACCAGAAATATCTGTAGTAACATCAGAGCTTACAGAAGAAAGCACTGATGATGAGGGCAATAAAACTGTAAGCATAACAACTACAAATAATGAAGTTAACTTAAACCTTGTAGTCAAAGATAATGGACCAGAAGTAGTCCTACACAAAGGTCAAACACAACTTTATACAAGTGGAGTTACAGAAGCCAGTGGTTTTGCCCTTAAAGAAACAAATGCATCAGTAAATGATGTTATAAAACTAGGTGAAGAAAAAGAAGTAACTTATGAATATACTGTGAGTGATATAGCTGACAATAAGACAAAAATCACAGTTAAAGTCAAAAAAGAAGATCCTAGTCAAGAATCTCCTGACAAGTCGCCTATTATAAGAGCAAGTGATAGAACTGCTTATCTTGGCGAAAAATTAAACTTGCTATACCAAGTAAGTGCAAAAGATTATAAGGGCAATGACCTAACAAGCAAAGTGAGTTCAAATCCAAAAACCATAGATACATCAAAGCCTGGAGAATACAAAGTTAAATACTATGTCACAGATACAGATGGCAACTATGGAGAAAAAGTTGTTAGAGTAAAAGTTATAGCTCGTAAGGATAATCTAATCGATACAAGTGAACTTATAGCCAAAATTGGAGAAGCTAAAAAATATAGCAGTGAAAATTACTCACTAACTAGCTACCAACGCCTACAAGAAGCAATCAATGAAAGTGAATACCAAATAAAATCAGTATCATTGACAGATGAGCTTGTAAAGACATTGTTAGCTAACTTAGAAGAAGCTATAGAGGGTCTTGTTGATATTAGTGAACTTAAAAAAGCTTATGATATAGCAAATGAAGAGCTCACATATGGAAAAGAAGACTATACGTCAACATCTTACAATGAACTTAATAATATGGTTGAAGAAGCTAGATTAGTTTTGGCAAAAGAAAATCCTAGCCAAGTTGAAGTAGACCTTGCATTAAGAAATATAAATGAAGGATTGAAAAATTTACAAAGAAAAGCTAACAAAGATCAATTAATAAAACTTTATGATAGTCTAAATAAATCACTAGCAAATGGTGAAATTAGCTTAGATAAGTATAGCGAGGAATCTATGAATGCTCTTACAGAGATCCTTGCTAAGGCTAAGGAACTTATAGAAAATGAAGATGCCAGCCAAGAAGAGGTTGATAGCATATACGAAAAATTAATAGAAGCTCATAAAAACCTAGAAGAGAAGGAAATTCTTCAAGAAGTGGACAAGGAAAAATTAAACTTGCTATATGAAGAGGCCAATTCTATCGATAGAAACACCTTGACTCTATCTTCTGCAAAAGCTTTAGAAGAAGCCCTAAATAATGCTTATGAAGTCCTATCTAATGAGAATGTTAGCCAAGAAGAAGTTGATAAGGCTTATGATAATCTAGAAAAAGCTTTAAAAGATAGAAAAATCAAGGCAAACAAAGATAGCTTAAAAGCTCTTTTAGAAAAATATAATCAACTTGATAAGAATCAATACATGGAAGAATCCTACAAGATTTTTGAAGAAGTCTTAGCAAAGGCTAAAGAAATCGCTGAAGATAGCGAAGTAAGCCAAGAAGATGTTGATAAGATATCAAAAGACTTAATAGAAGCCTTTGACAAGCTTGAGAAAAAGCCAAGTGATTTAAGAAAAGAACTAGAAGCGTTGGTTGAAACTGCAGAATCTGAGCTTAAAAAATCAGGCTATAGTAGGCAGAGCGTGACAAACTTAAAACTTAGACTTTCATCAGCAAAAAGACTTCTTAGAAAAACAGATGTTAGCGATGAAGAACTAAAAAAGAATATCGAAGATTTGAAACTTGCCCTTAAAAATTTGAAATAAGCTATATGGAGCAGTCTTCTGCTCCTCTTGCTTATGAATATTAAGAAATTACAAATAGGAGTAATAAGTAGTGAAAAAGAATAAAATTCCAAAGGCGCTTGTCTTAGCCTTAGCGCTATTAACTCTTGCACCATCTTCAAGTGCAAGAGCTCAATCAGAAAATCCACCAGTATATAATTCTTCTGAAGTTGATAGCAGTGAAGTAGATAAGGCCCAAAGCGAAGTTGATAGGCTAGAAAAAGAAGTTGAAAAAGCAAAAGATGATTTAGACCTTGCAAAAAAAGATCTTGACCAAGCAAAGGCAGACCAAGAGAAAGCTGATAGTAAATTAAGCGATGCTAATGAAAAATATGAAGCTGCAAAAAAATCTGAAGAAGAAGCAAATCGCAAACTTAAAGAAGCCTTAGATAAACAGGCAGAAGCTAGCGACGAAGTAATAGATATCTTAGAAGAACAAAATACTCAAAGAGAAGCTCAAGCTGCCTTGGATGCTGCAAAAGCTGAGTTTACAGATGCAAAGGAAGATCAAGCTAAAAAACAAGCAGAAGCAAAACAAGCGGAAGCAAATTTTATAAAAGCAACAGCAGACTATTCAGATGCTTGGGAAGCTCTAGCAGCTGCAAATGATTATCTTGAAGAAGTTAAGTCAGACCATGACAAGCAAGTAGAAGAGATTAAGAAAAATATAGTTGATAGTGAAGCTAAGATAGAAGATTTAAACAAAAAAATAGATGAAAAAGATCCTGCTAAATATACAGACTCAAAAAAGGATGCTGATTTAAAGGAAAAGGATCAGTCTTTGGGCAATGTTGAAGAAGATTATATTGAGAAATCACAAAATCATACAGATGCAATCATTGACTTAAATAATGCAAAAAGTCAAATATTATCCAAAGAAAGTGAGCGTCAAAAACTCGAAGAAGAAACAAAAGAGGCTACAGAAAAATGGCATGAGATTTATACTAAATTAAAAAATGGTGACCCTTCTGTAAGTGAAGAAGATGAAGCAAAAGCCTACAAAGAGCAAAGAGAAATAGAAGAAAGAAATAAGGAAAAAATCACTTCTCTTAATGAAGAAATAGATCAATTAATTAAAGATTTGCCTGCTAAAGAAGAAAAAGTAGATCAGACAGCGAAGGCCTTGCAAGAAGTATTTAGAACGATGACAGATAAATCTGAAGAATACTACGGGTCTGAAGAAGGCAAAAATGTTATAAAAGATATAGCAAATGGTGATATAACAAAAGAAAATTATGAAGAAAAACTTGGAGAAGCCGAAAAAGCCATTGATGATGCCTTTGCCGAATCAGAAGAAGCTTTAGAAGCTTGGGAAAAAGCTCAAGAAGACTATAAAAATGCAGTCGATCAAGCAGAATTTGATAAGAAAAAGTATGAAGAAAATATAAGATATTATCAGGATCTTATTGACAAAGATAATGGATATTGGAAAGAATCGGACATAGAAGGATT
It contains:
- a CDS encoding S8 family serine peptidase, encoding MKNHKQRALSLLLSMVMILSNIMPAFAAHSSNELSNNDLSSKEVTSLESALKNYSNNNNGTSKEHSPNGKLRVVIELNKEPIANMANAMGKTVKELSTSQINTYEKRILAEQDLLKEKILSADIKTYDTGDDNKKSDYSYTTVINGFSTYIDSKDLEKLESLKEVKNVYIVNEYNRPKDLPNMTSSGVQVGADTTWNLGYKGQGMVVAVLDSGFDINHKDFKITDANKTALKKADVELISKINNLPGKYYTDKFPYAYNYYDKTDKIKSETSNHGQHVAGTIGANGQIKGIAPEAQLLGMKVFSDDPLYSTTFSDVYVKAIDDSVKLRADSINMSLGSPAGNYIYGSLEDVAITKARDAGVQVAIAAGNEHSIIDGLANFADSLTTGVPYPFAKNVDTAVVGSPSLYQGDISVASVNNTHIQGRFIKYKTNNEEGEIQISPAHEAPNPWEVLTGTYKVSDILVMNSENKGDKSKAPGDAASFEGKDVKDKILLIERGNTFTDTIANAQERGAKAVIIYNNKRPDDTLMNMAGGDIAKIPFLQITRPDGLKIIENLASISLTFPDEVKAFNHPQAGFISDFSSIGPTPELGIKPEISAPGGDIYSTDNDDSYVNMSGTSMATPHVAGALALVGQRIKNDSSLFGNISKEERGRLAKILLLNTSKPIKNPNGEYYAVRQQGSGLMDINAATSTDTYVIEKSSGEAKAEVGSFKDNKITINLTIFNKSKQNRRFNIHANALTDATEEFEGYEYLLETTRNIEGIKVSGGGDVIVPKLCKKEVRVTIDLSEAIASGELKEQNFVEGFVFLDSKDKKANLSVPYLGFYGDYEELNVLDEPITNLYDNDKSNDPMFTSTHLCYVEDGKITYPATNHTPSYVNTKVKGYGNSGLVLRTTPLRNFDRIEYTIEDKDGNVLENLGQTEAGRKITNMATGQAPYTFFEEGIWDGTISGKPLEAGKSVYYTAKAYYMPNSKPQVIRFEVSTDDTFPQVKDINGEFKSRRTVASSSDPYYKDINGADLRLAYDKEKRQITFEAYDTISGVDAVILSNPATLKSEKPQTKLWQGSDELNTIRDLVDKEKGLYKYTITIPDEGYENNIINVQLIDKAYNLVTGAVIRDEIQADPRPTDDTSIYSFNENTRILRLNVKPGANVFLVPIKGGADNPTLDWFNLESFEDDDKDGIIDGKLAKKYKANEVFALVSGGSQIKYVLPVGEDKSKPLPPIINPIISGDTTKEITGFAYEANMTIKAYQNGKVIGESKSDDDGLFKIDLENDVKMSDEISITATRDGLNLTSDPAKVLAGKMKAPLVDGNELLAEQTEIKGDAFLPFTDVVFEKDGKNSQREEIAKVISQANGRFALYDINFSEHGLKIGDKVYIYAVKDGQKSEETVLTIKEADGIDQPSDKLTMFINSPGLVNGYNSAVPFNITMFGWDNLDKVTFNGVELPFKVNEYQKVIHPKTKEQVHYGKTFTVEISLDLEEGYYDIPVIAYDNKNDRKFGLTRRFWVDKTKPEISVVTSELTEESTDDEGNKTVSITTTNNEVNLNLVVKDNGPEVVLHKGQTQLYTSGVTEASGFALKETNASVNDVIKLGEEKEVTYEYTVSDIADNKTKITVKVKKEDPSQESPDKSPIIRASDRTAYLGEKLNLLYQVSAKDYKGNDLTSKVSSNPKTIDTSKPGEYKVKYYVTDTDGNYGEKVVRVKVIARKDNLIDTSELIAKIGEAKKYSSENYSLTSYQRLQEAINESEYQIKSVSLTDELVKTLLANLEEAIEGLVDISELKKAYDIANEELTYGKEDYTSTSYNELNNMVEEARLVLAKENPSQVEVDLALRNINEGLKNLQRKANKDQLIKLYDSLNKSLANGEISLDKYSEESMNALTEILAKAKELIENEDASQEEVDSIYEKLIEAHKNLEEKEILQEVDKEKLNLLYEEANSIDRNTLTLSSAKALEEALNNAYEVLSNENVSQEEVDKAYDNLEKALKDRKIKANKDSLKALLEKYNQLDKNQYMEESYKIFEEVLAKAKEIAEDSEVSQEDVDKISKDLIEAFDKLEKKPSDLRKELEALVETAESELKKSGYSRQSVTNLKLRLSSAKRLLRKTDVSDEELKKNIEDLKLALKNLK